A stretch of Arachis hypogaea cultivar Tifrunner chromosome 15, arahy.Tifrunner.gnm2.J5K5, whole genome shotgun sequence DNA encodes these proteins:
- the LOC112750316 gene encoding uncharacterized protein isoform X1, with amino-acid sequence MSEGVKKQDFVEDPHKNQVTSVENPADNLQHPDSDNNTNGENPMPSPQQEEEVIKKKYGGLIPKKPPLISKDHERAYFDSADWALGKQGAQKPKGPLEALRPKLQPTTQQTRSRRSAYAPADEGEADGSSNNASLEHQSATEDVDSDNTNTSQDQCH; translated from the exons ATGTCAGAGGGGGTAAAGAAACAGGACTTTGTTGAAGATCCTCACAAGAATCAAGTTACTTCTGTAGAAAATCCTGCGGATAATCTCCAACATCCAGATTCAGATAACAATACAAATGGTGAAAATCCCATGCCCTCGCCACAACAGGAG GAAGAAGTTATCAAGAAAAAGTATGGAGGCCTAATACCAAAGAAGCCCCCACTAATATCCAAG GATCATGAACGCGCTTATTTTGATTCTGCTGATTGGGCATTGGGGAAG CAAGGAGCACAAAAGCCCAAAGGACCACTGGAAGCACTTCGCCCAAAGTTGCAG CCAACAACGCAGCAGACACGTTCAAGGCGCTCAGCTTATGCTCCAGCAGATGAAGGTGAAG CAGACGGCTCCAGCAACAATGCCTCGCTAGAGCATCAGAGTGCCACCGAAGATGTTGACAGCGACAACACTAATACTTCTCAGGACCAATGCCATTAA
- the LOC112750316 gene encoding uncharacterized protein isoform X2: MSEGVKKQDFVEDPHKNQVTSVENPADNLQHPDSDNNTNGENPMPSPQQEEEVIKKKYGGLIPKKPPLISKDHERAYFDSADWALGKQGAQKPKGPLEALRPKLQPTTQQTRSRRSAYAPADEGEDGSSNNASLEHQSATEDVDSDNTNTSQDQCH; encoded by the exons ATGTCAGAGGGGGTAAAGAAACAGGACTTTGTTGAAGATCCTCACAAGAATCAAGTTACTTCTGTAGAAAATCCTGCGGATAATCTCCAACATCCAGATTCAGATAACAATACAAATGGTGAAAATCCCATGCCCTCGCCACAACAGGAG GAAGAAGTTATCAAGAAAAAGTATGGAGGCCTAATACCAAAGAAGCCCCCACTAATATCCAAG GATCATGAACGCGCTTATTTTGATTCTGCTGATTGGGCATTGGGGAAG CAAGGAGCACAAAAGCCCAAAGGACCACTGGAAGCACTTCGCCCAAAGTTGCAG CCAACAACGCAGCAGACACGTTCAAGGCGCTCAGCTTATGCTCCAGCAGATGAAGGTGAAG ACGGCTCCAGCAACAATGCCTCGCTAGAGCATCAGAGTGCCACCGAAGATGTTGACAGCGACAACACTAATACTTCTCAGGACCAATGCCATTAA
- the LOC112750316 gene encoding uncharacterized protein isoform X3: protein MSEGVKKQDFVEDPHKNQVTSVENPADNLQHPDSDNNTNGENPMPSPQQEEEVIKKKYGGLIPKKPPLISKDHERAYFDSADWALGKQGAQKPKGPLEALRPKLQPTTQQTRSRRSAYAPADEADGSSNNASLEHQSATEDVDSDNTNTSQDQCH, encoded by the exons ATGTCAGAGGGGGTAAAGAAACAGGACTTTGTTGAAGATCCTCACAAGAATCAAGTTACTTCTGTAGAAAATCCTGCGGATAATCTCCAACATCCAGATTCAGATAACAATACAAATGGTGAAAATCCCATGCCCTCGCCACAACAGGAG GAAGAAGTTATCAAGAAAAAGTATGGAGGCCTAATACCAAAGAAGCCCCCACTAATATCCAAG GATCATGAACGCGCTTATTTTGATTCTGCTGATTGGGCATTGGGGAAG CAAGGAGCACAAAAGCCCAAAGGACCACTGGAAGCACTTCGCCCAAAGTTGCAG CCAACAACGCAGCAGACACGTTCAAGGCGCTCAGCTTATGCTCCAGCAGATGAAG CAGACGGCTCCAGCAACAATGCCTCGCTAGAGCATCAGAGTGCCACCGAAGATGTTGACAGCGACAACACTAATACTTCTCAGGACCAATGCCATTAA
- the LOC112750316 gene encoding uncharacterized protein isoform X4, producing MSEGVKKQDFVEDPHKNQVTSVENPADNLQHPDSDNNTNGENPMPSPQQEEEVIKKKYGGLIPKKPPLISKDHERAYFDSADWALGKQGAQKPKGPLEALRPKLQPTTQQTRSRRSAYAPADEDGSSNNASLEHQSATEDVDSDNTNTSQDQCH from the exons ATGTCAGAGGGGGTAAAGAAACAGGACTTTGTTGAAGATCCTCACAAGAATCAAGTTACTTCTGTAGAAAATCCTGCGGATAATCTCCAACATCCAGATTCAGATAACAATACAAATGGTGAAAATCCCATGCCCTCGCCACAACAGGAG GAAGAAGTTATCAAGAAAAAGTATGGAGGCCTAATACCAAAGAAGCCCCCACTAATATCCAAG GATCATGAACGCGCTTATTTTGATTCTGCTGATTGGGCATTGGGGAAG CAAGGAGCACAAAAGCCCAAAGGACCACTGGAAGCACTTCGCCCAAAGTTGCAG CCAACAACGCAGCAGACACGTTCAAGGCGCTCAGCTTATGCTCCAGCAGATGAAG ACGGCTCCAGCAACAATGCCTCGCTAGAGCATCAGAGTGCCACCGAAGATGTTGACAGCGACAACACTAATACTTCTCAGGACCAATGCCATTAA
- the LOC140179235 gene encoding uncharacterized protein → MYPSVERLQVHLPNQHQVSFYEHQTISEIVNNDYFSRTMLTEFFALNRADDQQSRHLLYREIPEYYSWHSKEKEWHRRRTQKRAIGRIYTVSPTEGEKFYLRILLSNVRGPTGWDDLLTVDGVQYSSFKQSAQHRGLLESDSSIRSCLVKASILRMPCALRRLFATILIFCEPTDVRSLWDEFLSCTVDDYASTSTTTCNGLTNRLLRDLNDILLQHGKHIAQYDLPALTSDNDNDNFMPRIIQEEMSIEVPQEDLCSIERLNHDQSAAFRCIMNTIDRRESGVFFVDGPGGAGKTFLYRAIIADLRSKGHIVLVTASSEIAATLLPGGRTAHSRFKIPINAEPSSTCNISKQSDLAKLIRQTTVIIWDEAPLTNKKTMESLDRTLRDILENNNPFGGKVMVMGGDFRQVLPVVPKGSKSQMISASIVKSHLWAFTKILHLRQNMRSLNDRDFAEYLMRIGDGIEPTICEDLVQIEVGMAIPWEGEASLHKLIEETFPNLQSHG, encoded by the coding sequence ATGTATCCATCAGTTGAAAGGTTGCAAGTTCATTTGCCAAATCAACATCAAGTGAGCTTTTATGAGCACCAAACTATTTCTGAAATAGTTAATAATGACTATTTCTCAAGAACAATGCTCACTGAATTTTTTGCACTTAATCGGGCCGATGACCAACAATCTAGGCATCTTTTGTACAGGGAAATCCCAGAATATTACAGTTGGCACAGCAAGGAAAAAGAATGGCATCGACGCAGGACACAAAAGAGAGCTATTGGTCGGATCTATACCGTTTCGCCAACAGAAGGTGAAAAATTCTATTTGCGTATTCTATTGTCAAATGTAAGAGGCCCAACTGGTTGGGATGATTTGCTAACAGTCGATGGTGTCCAATATTCGTCCTTTAAGCAATCCGCTCAGCATCGAGGACTGTTGGAGAGTGATAGTAGTATAAGATCATGTTTGGTTAAGGCATCCATTTTAAGAATGCCATGTGCTCTAAGAAGGTTGTTTGCCACCATTCTAATTTTTTGTGAGCCAACAGATGTAAGAAGTCTGTGGGACGAGTTTCTTTCATGTACGGTGGATGATTACGCATCAACAAGTACTACAACCTGTAATGGGTTGACAAATCGTTTGCTTAGGGATTTAAATGACATCCTCCTACAACATGGAAAACATATTGCACAATACGATTTACCAGCTCTAACCTCGGACAACGACAACGACAACTTCATGCCTAGAATTATTCAAGAAGAAATGTCCATCGAAGTTCCTCAAGAAGACCTGTGTTCTATAGAAAGATTGAATCATGACCAGTCTGCAGCTTTCAGGTGCATTATGAATACAATTGATCGAAGAGAAAGTGGAGTGTTCTTCGTGGATGGACCAGGAGGAGCAGGTAAGACATTTCTTTACAGAGCTATAATTGCAGACTTAAGAAGTAAAGGGCATATTGTCTTGGTAACTGCGTCCTCAGAAATAGCTGCAACTTTACTGCCTGGTGGTCGAACAGCTCATTCTAGATTTAAGATCCCAATCAATGCAGAGCCATCCTCCACGTGCAATATAAGTAAACAATCTGATCTTGCAAAACTGATTAGGCAGACGACCGTGATAATTTGGGATGAAGCGCCATTGACTAATAAAAAGACAATGGAATCACTGGACCGCACATTACGAGACATCTTAGAAAACAATAATCCATTTGGAGGGAAGGTGATGGTTATGGGAGGGGATTTTCGCCAAGTACTACCTGTTGTGCCGAAAGGAAGTAAGTCGCAAATGATTTCAGCTTCTATTGTTAAATCACATTTGTGGGCATTCACCAAAATTCTCCACCTGCGACAAAATATGCGATCTCTTAATGATCGTGATTTTGCGGAGTATCTTATGCGCATAGGGGATGGGATTGAGCCTACCATATGTGAAGACTTGGTACAAATAGAAGTAGGCATGGCAATACCATGGGAAGGTGAGGCATCATTACACAAATTAATAGAAGAAACCTTTCCAAATTTGCAATCTCATGGGTGA